The stretch of DNA taatcccagcaatttgggaggctgaggcaggtgtatcacttgagctcaggaatttgagaccagctgggcaagatggtgaaaccctgtctctacaaaaaattacaaaaattagccggaggtGGTAGTGCGTGTCTGTAGTTtcaactacccaggaggctgaagcaggaggattgcttgaacctgggaggttgaggctgcggtgagccacgatcagcctcggtgacagagtgagaacctgtctcaaaccgaaaaaaaaaagttgttcttCAAAAAAGATCACTATAATTGACAACTTTTAACTAGATTgactaagaaagaaagaagattcaaattactgaagtcagaaatgaaagtaaaacatTACTACTAATTCTGCAGAAATAATAAGGATTATAAGAGTACTATGAGTAATTgaatgccaacaaattggataacctggatgaaatgaacaaattcctagaaacacaaaacCTGCCATGATAGAAtcatgaataaatagaaaatccgAATAGACCTATAACGAGTAATGAAAATGAGTCgataaaagcatttgacaaaattcaacattctttcatgctaaaaaacactgaaactaggaatagaaggaaattctCAACATAATAAATGCTACATGTGAAAACCCCCAGCTACCATCATAGTCAATGGTGAAAGATTGAAAACTTTTCctttaagatcaagaacaagacaaggatgcctgctttTGCGACTTCTATTCAATGTAGTATTGGAAGACCTAgacagaacaattaggcaagaaaaaaaaagcatctagaTTGGACAGAAGTAAAATTATACCTGTTTGCAGAATACACTaacttatatatagaaaacactagagattccacaaaaaaactattagaataataaattcagcaaagtggcaggatacaaaatccacatgcaaaaatcagttgtatttttgTATACTAATAACAATtcaaaggaaaattaagaaaaaaattctgtttataagagctttaaaaatacttagaaatagacttaaccaaagaggtgaaagatttgtaccctgaaaatacaaaacattgccaaaagaaattaaataagacaTAAATGGAAAAGACACCCCattttcatggattagaagacttaatattgttaagatgacagtactacccaaagtgatctacagattcagtgcaatctctatcaaaattccagtaatatttttttgcagaaatagaaaaattcattctaaaatttatatagactCTGAAGGGACCAtggatagccaaagcaatcttgaaaaaaacaaagttgaaggGCTCACACTTCCTGGTTTCAGAATTTTTTACAAAGCTACGGTAATCATCACACccataatcttagcactttgggaggtggaggcgggtggattgcttgagctcaggagtttgagaccagcctcggcaacatggtgaaaccccatctctacaaagaaaagcaaaaaaacaaaaccaaaaaaaaccccaaacaacaacaataaaacaaacaaacaaacaaaatccaaaagctacagtaatcaaaacagtatggtactggcaaaaagaaatagaaaccagtGGAATAAAATATAGAGCCCAGAAAGAAATGTTTGCATACATAGCCAAATGGTTTTTGACAAGTGTGCCAAGATcattcagtggggaaaggatagtcttttcaacaaatggcattgaagaaattggatatccatgcaaaagaatgaaattgaacctTTATgaaacaccatatataaaaattaattcaaaatgcataaaagacctaaatgtaagagctaaaactataaagctcTTGGAAGATAGAGTGAAAACTTTGGAACAttgaatttggcaatgatttcttggctatgacactaaaagcacaggcaacgaaAGAAGAAGTAGAGaaattggacttcatgaaaattaaaagcttttgtgtATCAAAGCACATTATCACAAAAGTGAAAAGACTtcttatagaatgggagaaaatatttgagaatcatatatatgataagggattaatgtccaaaatatataaagaactactgCAACTCAACAAAAAATCCCCAAACAACCtaattaaaacatgggcaaaggacttgaataaacatttctccaaagaagataaatggcgaataagcacatgaaaagatgctaaatattgctaatcattagggaagtgcaaatcaaaactccAATGATATACCACCTTATAACCATTAGGATGgccattataaaaaacaaaacaaaacaaaaccagaaagcaACAAATGTTtttgaggatgtagagaaattggaactctagtgcattgctggtgggaatgtgaaatggtatagccactgtggaaaatggtATGATGGTTCTTCAAAATTAAACAGGATtaccatctgatccagcaattccacttctgagtatctatttaaaagaactgaaagcagggatttgaacagatatttgtatacccatgtttgtaatagcattattcataatagccaaaaggtggaagcaacctaactgtccatagatggatgagtggataagcaaaatgtgatgtATCTATCTACACAGCATAATATTATTCAGTctccaaaaggaatgaaattctgatacattctacaacatagatggagcttgaagacattgtgctaaatgaagtaagccagacacaaaaggacaaatattgcatgctTCCATCTGTATGAGAGGTACTTAGAATAGTTAAATATGGggtgggcagagtggctcattcctgtaatcccagcactttgggaggctgaggctgagaccaggagattgagaccagcctgggcaacacagtgaaaccccatctctacaaaaaaacttaaaaacttagccaggcatggtggtgcaacccgtagtcccagctactctggaggctgaggtggcaggattgcttgagcccaggggattgAGGCGGGAGTGAGCtttgatcacaccacagcactccagcctgggtgacagagtgagaccctgtctcaaaacaacaaaacaaacaaacccaaccaaccaaaaaaaaaccaactaagtatatgtatatttgaTTCAGAGCCtgagctctttttctttttttcttttttttttttttgagacagagtcttgctctgttgcccagactggagtgcagtggcgccatctcggctcactgaaagctctgcctcccgggtttacgccattctcccgcctcagcctcctgagtagctgggactacaggcgcccgccaccacgcccagctaatttttttttgtatttttagtagacacggggtttcaccatattagccaggatggtctcgatctcctgccctcgtgatccgcccgccttggcctcccaaattgctgggattacaggcgtgagccactgtgcccggcctgagctGAGCTCTTAACCACTTTGCAATTCTGTTTGCTATAATGGTCTCTTCATTGATATTCTGCCTCCTGTGAGTTTTATCCATTTTGCACATCATTGACAGAGTAATCCTAGAGGGACATATAGGAAGGGGTGAGGAGTCACTTACAGTTTACGTTCAGCATGATGGGGTCGCTTTGGTTCTTACTGATTGGGTTGAAGACCTCACACCAATACGTCCCAGCATCCTCCCTCTTGACAGGGTTTATGCTGAGGGTGGTGTTGCCCTGGGACAGCTTCATCCTCTCTGAGGACGGGAGACTCTGGTTTTTGAAGAACCAACGGATGGAGATTCCAGTGTCATTTGTGGAGCAGGTCAGGTTCACAGAGTCCTTATCTCCTGTGactgtggtcttgctggctttgaTTTGGGGCTTTGCTACTACTGGACTTAGCTCTGTGGACAAGCAGAGTATCTGAGATAACCTACTGAGAATAGGGTTGGGGCCTGGGGCCTAGGGCTATGCTCCTTTCCCTGAGATTTTAGCCAGCTCTCAGGTCCCACAGTGAGCTGTGCAAAGGTCACCAACCAGGGGATAGCCCTGACCCTCTGCAGAAGGTCGAGTGTCTTTGTTCAGGTGATGAATTGTAAGGAGAGGGCTGCACCTCCCTCCTGACCCCAGATCGTCTCAGAGTGACCCTCTGCAGAAGGTCGAGTGTCTTTGTTCAGGTGATGAATTGTAAGGAGAGGGCTGCACCTCCCTCCTGACCCCAGATCATCTCAGAGTGACCCTCTGGATATCTCTATATCTCCACTTGGAATCCTCTTCTCAGCGCACAGACCGAGCAACCTCATCATCAGGTAGAATGTTTTtcccactgactttttttttttttttcagacggagtctcgctctgtcacccaggccggaatgcagtggcatgatctcagctcactgcaagctctgcctcccgggttcaagccattctcctgcctcagcctcccgagtagctgggactaaaggcatgtgccaccatgcccagctaattttttgtatttttagtagagacggggttttaccgtgttagccaggatggtcttgatctcctgacctcgtgatccacccgcctcggcctcccaaagtgctgggattacaggcgtgagccaccgtgcctggcctcccacTGACCCTTTCCTGGAGCTTTCTGTGATCAGGCATCCTTCCTGTGACTGTCACTGTACATACAAAAGGGAAGGTagtgttttttttcattaaataattttttagggAATGATGATGCCCCATCCAGTCTTCATGACCTTACTATCTGGAGTTCCAATCCGAAGGATTTCCCACTGTAAAGAGGAGTTTTACTTCCTGGTCTGTGGATAGAATATCACGGTGAAGGAGATTCCTAGAGTAGGCACAGTGTTAACAAAAGGCTGATATTCTTACCTTCTCTACAAATACACGCTGTTTGGCATTGCCCATTCTCTCCAATGCAGAGCCCCTGTGGCTGAATCTCCCGATTTTTCCAAGTGTGGGTCACTTGCTGTGCTCTGTGCTATCCCATGTGCTGTGCCCACAGCCTCATACAGCTGGTGACTTCAGAGCCAGGACAAGCTCAGGGAGGCAGCCTGACCCAGGGGAGGCTCAGGTGTTgactgcctttatttatttatttatttatttattttttgagacagagtctctctctgtagtccaggctggagtgcagtggtgccatctcggctcattgcaacctctgcctcccaggttcaagtgattcttgtgcctcagcctccctagtggcatGCCTAGTggcatgtgcaaccatgcctggctaattttttttttttgtatttttagtagagatggagttttgccatgttggtcaggctggtctcgaactcctgacctcaggtgatcttctcacctcggccttccaaagtgctgggatcacaggcatgaaccacagcgcccagccattGACTGCCATCTTGATTTAGCTGGATTCATGACAGGCCACCTGGACACCTTCCGCACACACCTGCGTCCTACCCCACATGGGGTCAGGGCAGAGCCAATCACCGGGCAAGCCGGGAGTAGAGCAGGGAGCAGAGTCTGAGCTGCTCATCCCTGATGAAGGGCATTTCCTTCTCTCATTTAGGGAAAACTATTGTGAGTCTGTTTTAAAACCTCACATATTCCTTATATCTCATGGAATAGGTAAAAGAAGGCCAAGAAGTTACAGAAAGGGACATGTTAGTGACAGAAGCAAATTGACCTTGAGGACCCTTTCTGCTTCCCCCTCTGTGAAGCCCCTCCTGCTACATGGGGCTTTCTGGGGCTGAGAGAACCCCCTCCCTACATTCCAGGCTGGACCTAAGGTCAGCTgtgagaaatcagaaaaacaaagggAAGAGAGTCTGCAGAGATGAATTGAGAGGGTTCAGGGGAGAATTTGGACTTGTTTGTGCCTGTTGGATACAGGctggaaaagaaaatttcttcTCTGCTCCTATTTGAAAACCAGAAAGCTTGTACCCCAGATCTTAGTGTCGATGCTCCAGGAATTACTTACCAGTGACTATGATCGTCTTGACTGTGGTCCTGTTGCGGCCAGTGACTGAGTTATTGGCGTGGCAGGTATAGGATCCACTATTATTCACAGTGATGTTGGGGATAAAGAGCTCTTGTGTGCTTTGCTGGAATGTTCCATTGATAAGCCAGGAGTACTGTGCAGGTGGGTTAGAGGCTGCATAGCAGGAGAGGCTGAGGTTTGCCCCTGGATGGTAATAGGTGTCTGAAGGGGAAATGGTGGGGGTGTCCGGGCCATCTGGAGCAAAGAGAATAAAGCCACAGGTGATGTCATCAGAGGGAAGGGGAAGCTGCTGGTCTGGAGAAGGGCCACAGTGTTCCTCTCTACTAAGTCACAACCCTGAAGTCCTAACCAAACCTCCATTGTGTCCACTGAGTCTGGGTCTGAGACATTCACCTATTTCTCCCGTCACAGGCTGTGGACCCTGAGCCTCCCAGGACAGGAGCAGCCTCTCCCCTCCTATTCTTGGTTCAGGCTGGGGCTGCCCAGGTTTGCCTGGGGAAAGGAAGTCATGGCCAGCCTGGGTGTCCAGGGTTAAGGGTCTGCGTCCTTAGACCTGAGAGGGACTGAGAGGCCTGGCCTCTGGCTGCGTGGATTTGGGCtggcagcctgggccacagaggaacAGAAGATACTCACAGGTGACATTCAAGGTGACTGGGTCACTGCGGTTTGCACTCACTGGGTTCTGTATTTCACACTCATAGGGTCCTGTGTCATTCCTTGTGACACTGAGTAGAGTGAGGGTCCTGTTGCCATTGGACAGCTGCAGCCTGGGACTGACCGGGAGGCTCTGATTGTTTATCCACCACAGGTAGGTTGTGTCCTGAGTCTCAGGTTCACAGGTGAAGGCCACAGCATCCTTGTCCTCCACGGGGTTGGAGTTGTTGCTGGAGATGGAGGGCTTGGGCAGCTCCGCTATgcagaaaacagagagaagattGCCCTGTGTGGCACCTTTGATTCCTCCacaggcatttttcttttctctatttttttttttttttttggagatggagcctcgctctgtcacccaggctggagtgcaatggcaggatcttggctcactgcaacctccacctcctggattcaagcaattctcctgcctcagcttcctgagtagctgggattacaggcacatgccaccatgcctgacggggtttcaccgtgttgcccaggctggtctcaaactcctgagctctggcaaTCCGCCCgattcggcctctcaaagtgctgggattacaggcgtgagccacagtgcctggctgggcatttttctttctttctttttttttttttttttgagacagagtctcgctttgttgccgaggctggggtgcagtggcacgatcttggctcactgcaacctcttcctcccaggttcaagcgattctcctgcctcagcctcctgagtagctgggactacaggtgcgtgccaccatgcccggctagttttttgtattttagccaggatggtctcgacctcctgacctcgtgatctgcccgcctaggcctcccaaagtgctgggattccgtCCGGGCATTTTTCAATCAGAGTTGGCATCTCCCCACCTCTCAGCCAACCCAAGTCCTTAAAAGCCCATGGCAAGTGTGTGTTTCACAAGACAGATGTGCAATGATCTGAGGGCTCAGAGACTGTGAGGCCGCCTGCTCTGTGTGAGAGAAGCACAGACTTTCTCAAGTGTGAACTGAGCAGCAGTGTTGGGTCGTGGACAGACCCAGGACTGGGAGTCACAGCCCCAGGCACTTCTGGTCCTTCCCTGACTGGCTGATGCCTGCCTGACCCACCTGTGGGTCCTCACCTGGAACATACAGGTGCTGGGTCCCTTCCAGCTTCACAGTCCTACTTTGCCCCACTAGGTGTGTTTTCTCTGCAGCTTCCCTGTCTGAGGACATCCTAGAGATGGGTGATGATGGGACTTCCTATTGTCCTTAAACCCTGAGGATACTGAGCAGCCTGGCCTGGGACTGTATGTTTCAGCAGAAATAATAGGGGACACCAGGGGCAAGCCTGAAGGTCAGCTCAGTCGTCAGGCAGCAGAACCACAAGGTGGGGCAGTTTTTCCCAGGTGTTTGATGATGACTGACTTGAGCCAGTGACCCCCTAAAGATAGAGCAGAGTCCGAGGAATGATCTAGAAAAGAGTGAGGGTGACAGGCAGGGGCTGCCTGGATTTAACAGCATATCTATGGTCCTTGTCTTTGGTCTTTAATGTCCCTTTTCCCCCTGAAAAGAGAAGATGATGACACTGTGGATCTTTTCTGAAATATGTGGGTTTTTTGCAAATGCAGAATAACCAGCTAGTGGAATGGAAGGAGCATGAACTTGCTGAAAGCCTGACCCTCATGGACCGTGTGTGTTTGGTAGATCTGGGATATAAATTTGAGAAGTTAAATTATTCCATTTGTGAAAATTGTTATTAATACTCTGGATCTAACACCAATTAATAAGAGGAATATTCTCTAGAGAGCATGATAAACTCTTAAACCAAGCTCTGAAGTCCAGTAGGATCATGTTATGATCAAAGAAAGATGCTGAAGTCAGTTTGAAATCAGTGACTCCCTGGGTAGAAGGGACTCATGCGTCCTGTTAGGAAGACAGAACTTGTCAGAAAGGATATCTGAGAGTTCT from Gorilla gorilla gorilla isolate KB3781 chromosome 20, NHGRI_mGorGor1-v2.1_pri, whole genome shotgun sequence encodes:
- the CEACAM1 gene encoding cell adhesion molecule CEACAM1 isoform X1, whose translation is MGHLSAPLHRVRVPWQGLLLTASLLTFWNPPTTAQLTIESMPFNVAEGKEVLLLVHNLPQPLFGYSWYKGERVDGNRQIVGYVIATQQATPGPAYSGRETINPNASLLIQNVTQNDTGFYTLQVIKSDLVNEEATGQFHVYPELPKPSISSNNSNPVEDKDAVAFTCEPETQDTTYLWWINNQSLPVSPRLQLSNGNRTLTLLSVTRNDTGPYECEIQNPVSANRSDPVTLNVTYGPDTPTISPSDTYYHPGANLSLSCYAASNPPAQYSWLINGTFQQSTQELFIPNITVNNSGSYTCHANNSVTGRNRTTVKTIIVTELSPVVAKPQIKASKTTVTGDKDSVNLTCSTNDTGISIRWFFKNQSLPSSERMKLSQGNTTLSINPVKREDAGTYWCEVFNPISKNQSDPIMLNVNYNALPQENGLSPGAIAGIVIGVLALVVLIAVALACFLHFGKTGRASDQRDLTEHKPSVSNHTQDHSNDPPNKMNEVTYSTLNFEAQQPTQPTSASPSPTATEIIYSEVKK
- the CEACAM1 gene encoding cell adhesion molecule CEACAM1 isoform X2, with the translated sequence MGHLSAPLHRVRVPWQGLLLTASLLTFWNPPTTAQLTIESMPFNVAEGKEVLLLVHNLPQPLFGYSWYKGERVDGNRQIVGYVIATQQATPGPAYSGRETINPNASLLIQNVTQNDTGFYTLQVIKSDLVNEEATGQFHVYPELPKPSISSNNSNPVEDKDAVAFTCEPETQDTTYLWWINNQSLPVSPRLQLSNGNRTLTLLSVTRNDTGPYECEIQNPVSANRSDPVTLNVTYGPDTPTISPSDTYYHPGANLSLSCYAASNPPAQYSWLINGTFQQSTQELFIPNITVNNSGSYTCHANNSVTGRNRTTVKTIIVTELSPVVAKPQIKASKTTVTGDKDSVNLTCSTNDTGISIRWFFKNQSLPSSERMKLSQGNTTLSINPVKREDAGTYWCEVFNPISKNQSDPIMLNVNYNALPQENGLSPGAIAGIVIGVLALVVLIAVALACFLHFGKTGSSGPLQ
- the CEACAM1 gene encoding cell adhesion molecule CEACAM1 isoform X6; the encoded protein is MGHLSAPLHRVRVPWQGLLLTASLLTFWNPPTTAQLTIESMPFNVAEGKEVLLLVHNLPQPLFGYSWYKGERVDGNRQIVGYVIATQQATPGPAYSGRETINPNASLLIQNVTQNDTGFYTLQVIKSDLVNEEATGQFHVYPELPKPSISSNNSNPVEDKDAVAFTCEPETQDTTYLWWINNQSLPVSPRLQLSNGNRTLTLLSVTRNDTGPYECEIQNPVSANRSDPVTLNVTYGPDTPTISPSDTYYHPGANLSLSCYAASNPPAQYSWLINGTFQQSTQELFIPNITVNNSGSYTCHANNSVTGRNRTTVKTIIVTESPVLREDEAVPGQHHPQHKPCQEGGCWDVLV